A region from the Pontixanthobacter aestiaquae genome encodes:
- a CDS encoding pyridoxal phosphate-dependent decarboxylase family protein, which yields MSKSAEGEFRMKMPSTGKSWEDVREILIERGLGDAKWRDGKTAVYVFNAGPEVAEVQHHAYSLYMSENGLGPIAFPSLAQMEREVIEMALSILHGPEGATGAMTSGGTDSITMAIKTARDYARATKSLSGTANIVLPQSAHPAFDKAAHLMDIEVRRIALKEDGSYEADPAAMGDACDTQTIMMVGSAPNFPHGVIDPIEDLGEVAASKDVWLHTDACVGGYFAPFARMNGVSVPPFDFEVTAVHSISADLHKYGYAAKGASTVLFRSEELYRHMPFNMREWSGAPMLTPTLAGTRPGGAISAAWAVMNVLGVEGYREKQGLVCTARERAEAGIKALGFEVLGNPVLGLIAFRHPGHDNFAIYSEMYRKGWFTSITTQPPSLHLMLSPKHAEVIDDYIADLGECAEIVAAGEQGAKVEARYS from the coding sequence ATGAGCAAGTCCGCCGAGGGAGAGTTTCGCATGAAAATGCCATCAACTGGCAAAAGCTGGGAAGACGTAAGGGAAATCCTGATCGAGCGCGGGTTGGGCGATGCCAAGTGGCGCGATGGGAAGACTGCGGTTTATGTGTTCAACGCTGGACCCGAAGTCGCCGAAGTCCAGCACCACGCATATTCGCTTTACATGTCTGAAAACGGTTTAGGGCCGATTGCATTTCCTTCACTCGCGCAGATGGAGCGGGAGGTGATCGAGATGGCTTTATCGATTCTCCACGGTCCGGAAGGTGCGACAGGGGCAATGACTTCGGGCGGTACCGACAGCATTACCATGGCGATCAAGACGGCGCGTGATTATGCGCGGGCTACAAAATCGCTCTCGGGCACTGCGAATATTGTGCTTCCACAATCTGCGCATCCGGCGTTCGATAAGGCAGCGCATTTGATGGATATTGAAGTGCGCCGGATCGCGCTAAAGGAGGATGGTAGCTACGAGGCTGATCCAGCGGCGATGGGCGATGCCTGCGATACGCAAACGATCATGATGGTCGGCTCTGCACCCAATTTCCCGCATGGAGTTATTGATCCGATCGAAGATCTGGGGGAAGTCGCTGCTTCCAAGGATGTGTGGCTCCATACCGATGCGTGTGTCGGCGGTTACTTTGCACCGTTCGCGCGAATGAATGGTGTATCGGTGCCGCCATTTGATTTCGAAGTAACTGCGGTGCACTCGATCAGCGCAGATCTGCACAAATACGGCTACGCTGCGAAAGGGGCATCGACTGTGCTGTTTCGCTCAGAGGAACTATACAGGCATATGCCATTCAACATGCGCGAATGGAGCGGTGCACCGATGCTGACCCCGACATTGGCGGGCACACGGCCCGGCGGAGCGATTTCAGCAGCATGGGCGGTAATGAATGTGCTGGGCGTTGAGGGCTATCGCGAAAAGCAAGGGTTGGTTTGCACAGCGCGTGAGCGTGCTGAAGCAGGCATTAAGGCGCTGGGTTTTGAAGTGCTCGGTAATCCGGTGCTGGGTCTGATCGCGTTCCGCCATCCCGGGCATGACAATTTCGCGATCTACAGCGAGATGTACCGCAAAGGTTGGTTCACTTCGATCACGACACAGCCGCCGAGTCTTCATCTGATGCTTTCACCCAAACATGCCGAAGTGATTGACGATTATATTGCTGACCTCGGCGAATGTGCGGAGATCGTCGCTGCCGGCGAGCAGGGTGCGAAAGTAGAAGCGCGTTACAGTTAA
- a CDS encoding acyl-CoA dehydrogenase family protein: MNLDFSPEETAFRNEVRTFIEDNYPKNVSAEGLRDDLSPEDMVAWHKVLGEKGWSVPAWPPEYGGTGWTPTQRYIWSEENARVNAIMPLPFGVSMVGPVIYTFGNEAQKQQHLPGIRSGDVWWCQGYSEPGAGSDLASLKTTAVRDGDHYVINGQKTWTTLAQHADWGFFLCRTDPDAAKPQEGISFILVDMKSPGIEVRPIKLIDGGYEVNETWLTDVRVPVENLVGEENKGWTYAKFLLAHERSGIAGVARSKRAVEQLREIADKELLDGKPLMQDFDFARKVSQLDIDLAALEITELRTLAGEEAGRGPGPESSILKIKGTEIQQRLTELTLEAVGHYGTPYYRDLSDTGSNEYPIGPDYAQHAAASYFNMRKTSIYGGSNEIQRNIISKMILGL, encoded by the coding sequence ATGAATCTGGATTTCAGCCCCGAAGAGACTGCATTTCGCAACGAAGTGCGCACTTTCATCGAAGACAACTATCCCAAGAATGTCTCTGCGGAAGGCTTGCGAGATGATTTGTCGCCAGAAGATATGGTCGCATGGCATAAAGTGTTGGGCGAAAAGGGTTGGTCAGTACCGGCATGGCCTCCCGAATATGGCGGCACTGGCTGGACACCGACGCAGCGCTATATCTGGTCTGAGGAAAACGCCCGAGTGAATGCGATTATGCCGCTCCCGTTTGGCGTGTCGATGGTCGGCCCGGTGATCTATACATTCGGTAACGAGGCGCAGAAACAACAACACTTGCCCGGCATTCGCAGCGGCGATGTGTGGTGGTGTCAGGGCTATAGCGAACCTGGTGCTGGTTCCGACCTCGCCTCACTGAAAACAACCGCAGTGCGCGACGGCGATCACTATGTGATCAACGGCCAGAAGACCTGGACCACTTTGGCACAGCATGCCGATTGGGGTTTCTTCCTGTGCCGTACCGATCCCGATGCTGCCAAGCCGCAAGAGGGCATCAGCTTCATCCTGGTCGACATGAAGTCACCGGGCATCGAAGTCCGCCCGATCAAGCTGATTGATGGCGGTTACGAGGTCAACGAGACTTGGCTGACCGATGTCCGAGTGCCGGTTGAAAATCTGGTGGGCGAGGAGAACAAGGGCTGGACCTATGCCAAGTTCCTGCTTGCTCACGAACGCTCCGGTATTGCAGGTGTTGCGCGGTCTAAGCGCGCGGTCGAGCAGCTCCGCGAAATTGCGGACAAGGAATTGCTTGATGGCAAGCCGTTGATGCAGGATTTCGACTTCGCTCGCAAAGTCAGCCAGCTTGATATCGATCTGGCAGCGCTGGAAATCACAGAGCTGCGCACGCTGGCTGGTGAAGAGGCCGGGCGCGGCCCCGGACCCGAAAGCTCAATCCTGAAGATCAAGGGAACCGAGATTCAACAACGCTTGACCGAGCTAACACTGGAAGCTGTTGGCCATTACGGCACCCCATATTATCGCGACCTGTCCGATACCGGATCAAACGAATATCCGATTGGGCCAGACTATGCGCAGCACGCAGCAGCATCCTATTTCAATATGCGCAAAACATCGATTTATGGCGGCTCCAACGAGATCCAACGCAATATCATCAGCAAGATGATTTTGGGCCTGTAA
- a CDS encoding acyl-CoA dehydrogenase family protein, which yields MDFNFTEEQTMVRDGLTRLVRESYDFDTRRSVIESDSGWRPELWAQIAEMGLLGMPFSEEDGGFGGGAIDSLVVMEVFGRGLVVEPYVPTVVCAGGFFKHAGSAEQKEEHIGGIVDGSRVYAFAYAEPRGRYDLADLETTAKKDGDGYVLNGHKAVVIAAPWASHLIVTARTSGERRDHDGISVFVVDKNADGVVTRDYPTVDGRRASDIYFENVSVGADALIGEDGKALPLIELVVDEAIAAQCAEACGAMKSAQEMTVEYSRQRKQFGTPIGKFQVLQHRMVDMFVEYEQSVSMAYLATLKLGESDKERKSAVSAAKVRIGQAAHHIGQEAIQIHGGMGMTDELAIGHYFKRLTIFDAEFGNVDHHMKRHIALASD from the coding sequence ATGGATTTTAACTTCACCGAAGAACAAACGATGGTGCGCGATGGCCTGACACGGCTGGTGCGTGAAAGTTACGACTTTGACACCCGCCGCAGCGTGATCGAAAGCGATAGTGGTTGGCGCCCTGAATTATGGGCACAGATCGCGGAGATGGGCCTGCTGGGCATGCCCTTCTCCGAGGAGGACGGCGGCTTTGGCGGCGGTGCGATCGATTCGCTCGTTGTTATGGAAGTATTCGGTCGCGGCTTGGTTGTCGAGCCTTACGTGCCGACGGTGGTTTGCGCAGGCGGTTTCTTCAAACATGCGGGTTCTGCAGAGCAGAAAGAAGAGCATATTGGCGGCATCGTTGATGGCAGCCGCGTCTACGCCTTTGCCTATGCCGAACCCCGCGGTCGCTATGACCTCGCCGATCTCGAGACAACCGCGAAGAAGGATGGCGACGGATATGTGCTGAATGGCCACAAAGCCGTGGTAATTGCAGCGCCCTGGGCTTCGCATCTGATCGTCACTGCGCGGACATCAGGCGAGCGGCGCGACCATGACGGCATCTCGGTATTTGTCGTCGACAAGAATGCGGACGGTGTCGTGACTCGCGACTATCCAACGGTCGATGGCCGCCGCGCGTCTGATATTTATTTCGAGAACGTATCGGTTGGCGCGGATGCTTTGATCGGCGAAGATGGCAAGGCGCTGCCCTTGATCGAATTGGTCGTCGATGAAGCGATTGCGGCCCAATGCGCCGAAGCTTGCGGAGCCATGAAAAGCGCGCAGGAAATGACTGTCGAATATTCGCGTCAGCGCAAGCAATTTGGAACGCCCATTGGCAAATTCCAAGTGCTGCAACACCGCATGGTCGACATGTTCGTCGAATATGAGCAATCGGTATCGATGGCCTATCTCGCGACGCTGAAGCTTGGCGAGTCAGATAAAGAGCGGAAGAGTGCTGTGTCAGCAGCCAAGGTCCGTATCGGTCAGGCTGCACATCATATCGGCCAGGAAGCCATCCAGATCCATGGCGGCATGGGCATGACCGACGAACTGGCGATTGGTCATTATTTCAAACGCCTGACAATCTTCGATGCCGAATTTGGCAATGTCGATCATCACATGAAACGCCACATCGCTCTCGCAAGCGATTAA